In Bythopirellula goksoeyrii, a single window of DNA contains:
- a CDS encoding sulfatase-like hydrolase/transferase, whose protein sequence is MYRYLFSTDAFKILWIICLVLVSSVQASDSPPNIIVILVDDQGWNGTSVQMDPTVPGSKSDFYQTPRLEQLASAGMRFSQGYSSSPVCATTRASIQSGRNHNALQMGDMPHALPEGSIRWEGGYTDLPLTPPTPEVFDPTGLTLPRIIKQANPSYVTAHLGKWHLDIPRTTTPQAVGYDFGEDLNPLPPDEVDPWGVYKLAGMANSFIEDRVSNDQPFFLQVSEKAVHPPIRSRQEIRDKYDVLPPGAVHDNSDYAAMTEDLDTSFGLILDKISQLGISDNTYIFYTSDNGAPLAFSKNTPLREGKASVREGGLRVPFIVSGPNIQAGSVSDVPITTTDLYATIAELAGYASPLPANVESGSFAPVLNNAGNLPSGMDFLPRNFHTSGEVYFHWPMNFAIGPNFRTKPSSAVRDGDYKLYVEWAENGGTDQYFLYNLKDDLSESVNLFNSMPLKSAELKAKLENYLEAIDAPFAYDVKKDVAIDWYANQPGSEATNWRSTTDLRYKGRETWNFGGGSEQPTISSTSPFQPGLSRQAFYFDGGDVMRQNFLQVADDGPRKTTPNAGTPDWNRSATMEFWVRLDSLTENGILMESGDATGGISVTLGDADSDGLKNDLRFRVLGLSGADTGIGTLKGFSATARIDRFADPTQGFVHLVAVFNDDPNDRYQEIYVNGALVTRVNGLLGASESPQWDTYDMAGLGNVGGNGLGGNGGSGDLPFSGGLRGEIAELRFYNYAVTSSNVQDRYNSVLSPTDYQVASYSGRVTSPMRPTSISLGASESSQLQLIHERSDVLEGSLSVDAIINGGVTLTNVGQATVGQIPMGTKFNSYVLSFDPFAQDSSMTEDATGSITFGGEILGILFNQSSLVSTDALLGSIGDYGTDADRGLTLGPEGMLIISPDRHQLNFDLSVLGNELLQFRVLTTALAPADFNGDGFVNDGDLSIWQQSYGTGADGDADGDADGDADGDADTDGRDFLFWQRQLTGTNPPSSTTQVPEPSSLLIAIASLIGIGTGRRCNFTQLLEQVC, encoded by the coding sequence ATGTACAGATATCTCTTTTCAACCGATGCGTTTAAGATTCTATGGATAATCTGTCTTGTTCTCGTGTCGTCCGTCCAAGCGAGTGATTCCCCTCCAAATATCATCGTTATACTTGTAGACGATCAAGGTTGGAATGGAACATCGGTGCAGATGGATCCAACTGTTCCAGGTTCGAAAAGCGATTTTTATCAGACACCTCGTTTGGAACAATTGGCCTCTGCGGGGATGAGATTCTCGCAGGGCTATTCTTCTTCTCCCGTGTGTGCCACGACCAGGGCTTCGATTCAGTCTGGCCGCAACCATAACGCCCTGCAGATGGGAGATATGCCTCATGCTCTGCCAGAAGGTTCAATTCGTTGGGAGGGTGGCTATACGGATTTACCCTTAACCCCTCCTACGCCAGAAGTGTTCGATCCTACGGGACTAACACTTCCTCGCATCATCAAGCAGGCCAATCCGAGTTATGTTACGGCCCATTTGGGTAAATGGCATTTGGACATCCCAAGAACTACCACACCACAAGCTGTAGGTTATGATTTTGGAGAAGACTTAAATCCACTGCCCCCTGATGAAGTAGATCCCTGGGGTGTCTACAAGTTGGCAGGCATGGCCAACTCATTTATTGAGGATCGCGTGTCTAACGATCAACCGTTCTTCCTACAGGTCTCAGAGAAGGCTGTACATCCTCCTATTCGCTCGCGACAGGAAATCAGAGATAAGTACGATGTACTCCCCCCAGGCGCAGTACATGATAATTCTGACTATGCCGCGATGACCGAAGATTTAGATACATCCTTTGGTCTGATTTTGGATAAAATCAGCCAACTCGGAATCTCGGACAATACGTATATATTTTACACTTCCGACAACGGTGCCCCACTTGCTTTCAGCAAGAATACACCACTACGAGAAGGCAAGGCTTCAGTCAGGGAAGGAGGTCTTCGCGTACCTTTTATCGTGAGTGGTCCCAATATTCAAGCAGGAAGTGTGAGCGACGTACCCATCACAACGACCGATCTCTATGCGACGATCGCAGAATTGGCTGGCTACGCTTCTCCATTACCTGCTAATGTTGAGTCAGGTAGTTTTGCACCTGTTTTGAATAACGCTGGAAATCTGCCTTCAGGCATGGACTTCTTGCCCAGAAACTTTCATACGAGTGGAGAGGTTTATTTTCATTGGCCCATGAATTTTGCGATTGGACCAAACTTTCGTACGAAACCATCGTCGGCCGTACGCGACGGAGATTATAAGCTCTATGTGGAATGGGCAGAGAATGGGGGTACCGATCAATACTTTCTCTACAATCTGAAGGATGATCTGAGTGAGTCGGTGAATCTTTTCAATTCAATGCCATTAAAGTCTGCCGAATTGAAAGCGAAACTGGAGAACTACTTGGAGGCTATTGATGCTCCATTCGCTTACGATGTGAAAAAAGACGTTGCCATCGATTGGTATGCTAACCAGCCTGGAAGCGAAGCTACGAACTGGCGCTCGACTACCGACCTTCGGTACAAAGGGCGCGAAACCTGGAATTTTGGCGGAGGCTCAGAACAGCCAACCATCTCAAGTACATCCCCCTTTCAGCCTGGCCTCTCCCGCCAGGCGTTTTATTTTGATGGGGGAGATGTTATGCGCCAAAACTTTCTGCAAGTAGCTGACGATGGTCCTCGGAAAACGACCCCTAATGCCGGAACGCCGGATTGGAACCGCTCGGCTACTATGGAGTTCTGGGTCCGGCTGGATAGCTTGACTGAGAATGGAATTCTCATGGAATCCGGAGATGCAACTGGTGGAATCTCAGTTACTCTCGGAGACGCTGACAGCGACGGCTTGAAGAATGATTTGCGATTTCGAGTTTTGGGGTTGTCAGGAGCAGATACGGGAATAGGAACTCTCAAAGGGTTTAGTGCTACGGCAAGAATCGATCGGTTTGCTGATCCAACTCAGGGTTTCGTGCATCTTGTTGCTGTGTTCAATGATGATCCTAACGATCGCTATCAAGAGATCTATGTAAACGGTGCACTTGTTACCCGTGTCAATGGCTTGCTGGGGGCCAGTGAGAGTCCTCAATGGGACACGTACGACATGGCGGGTTTGGGCAATGTCGGTGGCAACGGTCTAGGAGGAAATGGAGGGAGTGGAGATCTACCATTTTCGGGGGGTCTAAGAGGCGAAATCGCTGAATTGCGTTTTTACAACTATGCCGTTACTTCAAGCAATGTCCAAGACAGATATAACTCTGTACTGAGTCCTACGGACTACCAAGTGGCGTCATATTCTGGAAGAGTTACTTCGCCTATGCGCCCCACAAGTATCTCATTAGGGGCATCCGAATCATCTCAATTGCAATTGATCCACGAACGTAGCGACGTACTTGAAGGTTCACTATCAGTCGACGCGATTATCAATGGCGGGGTGACGTTGACAAATGTGGGCCAAGCGACGGTGGGCCAAATTCCAATGGGCACGAAGTTCAATAGCTATGTCTTGAGCTTTGATCCTTTCGCACAAGACAGTTCGATGACTGAAGATGCCACCGGTTCAATCACGTTTGGCGGAGAGATTCTGGGTATCCTGTTCAATCAGTCTTCTTTGGTTTCCACAGATGCCTTGCTAGGTTCGATAGGAGACTACGGTACTGATGCCGACCGAGGGTTAACTTTAGGTCCTGAAGGAATGCTGATCATTTCTCCTGATCGCCACCAATTGAACTTCGATTTATCTGTATTGGGTAATGAACTGTTGCAGTTCAGAGTGCTTACTACTGCTCTTGCCCCAGCAGACTTCAATGGCGATGGTTTCGTGAATGATGGCGACTTATCCATCTGGCAACAATCCTACGGCACCGGTGCCGACGGAGATGCCGACGGAGATGCCGACGGAGATGCCGACGGAGATGCCGACACCGATGGAAGAGATTTTCTCTTTTGGCAGCGACAACTCACGGGCACAAATCCTCCGTCTTCGACGACCCAGGTGCCTGAACCTTCCTCCTTACTAATTGCAATAGCAAGCCTAATTGGGATCGGAACTGGTCGGCGGTGTAATTTTACTCAACTACTTGAACAGGTCTGTTAA
- a CDS encoding sulfotransferase domain-containing protein has translation MAFPNVLLIGAMKSGTTGLYIDLATHPNVYLAQDKEPGRLCTDRMLTKEGRQEYAELYAGAHKSQLVLDASTNYAKRPDYDGVVSRALNVLPEGFKVIYVVRHPIDRILSQHHHEYSAGLVSGAVDTDIRRHSRYIDYSSYAYQLQPWLEAIGRDRVKVVGFEDYKSRRQEIVADVGEFLGLAPQGFKIKFEKVYNKSDGKPVKTSFWKGVAGNSLYKNFVRRMLPPKLRLAMYQWLLPPAPEKPPGPSQATLEWLRESLADDVHQLSNILGLSEPLWSDFPKAVDPELSRAPYANQKAVHASGT, from the coding sequence ATGGCCTTTCCGAATGTTCTGCTGATAGGCGCGATGAAGTCTGGTACGACCGGGCTCTACATCGACTTGGCGACTCATCCCAATGTTTACCTGGCACAAGACAAGGAACCTGGGCGCCTCTGTACCGATCGCATGCTTACGAAAGAGGGGCGGCAAGAATATGCGGAACTTTACGCCGGTGCCCATAAGAGCCAGTTGGTTCTCGACGCCTCGACCAACTATGCCAAACGGCCTGACTACGACGGAGTAGTCAGTCGAGCCTTGAATGTGCTCCCCGAGGGATTCAAGGTGATTTACGTGGTGCGCCACCCGATTGATCGCATCTTGAGCCAACACCACCACGAGTACAGCGCTGGGCTAGTGAGCGGCGCGGTCGACACCGATATCCGACGTCACTCCCGCTACATAGACTACAGCAGCTATGCCTACCAATTGCAGCCGTGGCTCGAAGCGATTGGCAGGGATCGCGTCAAGGTCGTGGGGTTCGAAGACTACAAATCCCGGCGCCAGGAAATCGTGGCAGATGTCGGCGAGTTTCTGGGACTTGCGCCCCAGGGTTTCAAAATCAAATTCGAAAAAGTTTACAACAAATCTGACGGCAAGCCAGTGAAAACCTCTTTTTGGAAAGGGGTCGCCGGGAATTCCCTTTACAAGAACTTCGTTCGTCGCATGTTGCCTCCGAAGTTGCGGCTAGCTATGTATCAATGGCTACTCCCTCCGGCCCCCGAGAAACCTCCCGGCCCATCGCAGGCGACGCTCGAATGGCTGCGAGAATCGCTTGCCGACGACGTGCATCAACTAAGCAACATACTGGGGCTTAGCGAACCATTGTGGTCAGATTTTCCGAAGGCTGTAGACCCTGAACTCTCTAGGGCTCCCTACGCTAATCAAAAAGCAGTGCATGCTTCTGGCACATAG
- a CDS encoding S46 family peptidase yields MTRSFLNLSYVSVLACLHSAPHVQAGEGMWLFNDLPHEILKQEYDFDPTQEWADHIMLSSVRFSSGGSASFVSSNGLVITNHHVAADTLHKLSTPESNYYENGFLAAGPENELKAPDLELNQLVSIQDVTDRVNDAVADDLDAEESHKARRAAMSVIEQESLDETGLRSDVITLFGGAKYHLYRYKKYTDVRLVWAPESSAAFFGGDMDNFEFPRYNMDVTMFRVYEDGKPAKIDHYLKWSEHGAGDGEVVFVSGNPARTDRGLTTAALKTLRDNSLPSYLDYLCRMEVAIQQFCYQSPEHQRRGQDELFGIQNSRKAITGMLVGLQNPKFLAEKTTREEELLAKVRANPELEHYAEAWQEVADVQPEKRALLNGGVDFRERYYEIAKELVLMAQEDQKPSEDRLREFSDSGRESLEHELFSPATIYDDLEVAKLSSQLSMFVEQRGGDDPLVVTALDGKNPFERAAQLIGESQLNRVEYRRELAEGGVEAIKSSQDPMIQFFRSLEKEYRARRKKKESLEEIERQAYSQIEEARVAVEGTSGYPDATFTLRLSFGVVKGYEEDGRDVPPWTTFAGAFAHQAAHEAKKPWILPPSWNEAKSRIDLKTPLNFVSTADIIGGNSGSPVVNRAGEFVGIIFDGNIQSLTADYMYDDAVSRAVSVHSSGIREALRSIYNAEELADQLGK; encoded by the coding sequence ATGACCCGATCCTTTCTAAACCTTAGTTACGTTTCCGTGCTCGCCTGTCTCCATTCTGCGCCTCACGTGCAAGCGGGAGAGGGGATGTGGCTTTTCAACGACCTGCCCCACGAGATTCTTAAGCAAGAATACGATTTCGATCCCACGCAAGAGTGGGCCGACCATATTATGCTTTCCAGCGTACGGTTTAGCTCAGGAGGATCGGCGTCGTTCGTTTCTAGCAACGGCCTCGTAATCACCAACCACCATGTTGCAGCTGATACGTTGCACAAACTTTCCACACCGGAATCGAACTATTACGAAAACGGATTCCTTGCCGCGGGGCCTGAAAACGAGCTGAAGGCTCCCGACCTGGAACTCAACCAGTTGGTGTCGATCCAAGACGTCACAGATCGGGTGAACGATGCCGTGGCCGACGATCTCGATGCGGAAGAATCCCACAAGGCTCGCCGAGCAGCGATGTCCGTCATCGAGCAAGAGTCGCTCGACGAAACGGGACTCCGCAGCGATGTGATTACACTCTTTGGCGGGGCGAAGTATCATCTCTATCGCTATAAGAAGTACACCGATGTGCGGCTGGTGTGGGCACCGGAAAGCTCAGCCGCCTTCTTCGGTGGCGACATGGACAACTTCGAATTTCCGCGCTACAACATGGACGTCACCATGTTTCGCGTCTACGAGGACGGCAAGCCGGCCAAGATCGATCATTATCTCAAGTGGTCGGAGCATGGAGCGGGGGATGGAGAGGTGGTTTTCGTCTCCGGCAATCCAGCCCGCACCGATCGCGGCCTGACTACAGCGGCTCTCAAGACGTTGCGGGACAACTCGCTTCCCTCTTATCTCGATTACCTGTGTAGGATGGAAGTCGCCATCCAGCAGTTTTGCTACCAAAGTCCCGAGCATCAACGGCGTGGGCAGGATGAGTTGTTTGGCATTCAAAACAGTCGCAAGGCGATAACAGGGATGCTTGTTGGGTTACAAAACCCGAAATTCCTTGCCGAGAAAACCACTCGTGAAGAAGAACTTCTGGCTAAGGTGAGAGCCAACCCCGAGTTGGAGCACTATGCCGAGGCTTGGCAGGAAGTAGCCGATGTTCAACCAGAAAAACGCGCACTGCTCAATGGTGGGGTTGATTTCCGCGAGCGGTACTACGAAATTGCCAAAGAGTTGGTCCTGATGGCTCAGGAGGATCAGAAGCCGAGCGAAGATCGTCTGCGCGAGTTTAGCGACTCGGGTCGCGAATCGCTGGAGCATGAACTCTTTTCCCCGGCGACGATTTACGACGATCTGGAAGTTGCCAAATTGTCGTCTCAGTTGTCCATGTTTGTTGAACAGCGGGGGGGTGACGATCCACTCGTAGTGACGGCGCTCGACGGCAAGAATCCATTTGAGCGGGCCGCTCAGTTAATCGGTGAGTCACAACTTAATCGAGTCGAATATCGCCGGGAGCTAGCCGAGGGAGGGGTGGAAGCGATCAAGAGTTCCCAGGATCCGATGATTCAGTTCTTCCGCAGCTTGGAAAAAGAATATCGCGCCAGACGCAAGAAAAAGGAATCACTCGAAGAGATCGAACGGCAGGCCTATTCGCAAATCGAGGAAGCTCGCGTTGCCGTGGAAGGGACCTCAGGATACCCCGATGCCACTTTCACGCTGCGATTGTCTTTTGGGGTGGTGAAAGGTTATGAGGAAGATGGCCGTGATGTGCCGCCTTGGACAACCTTCGCCGGGGCTTTCGCCCATCAGGCGGCTCACGAGGCCAAGAAACCTTGGATCTTGCCCCCCTCCTGGAATGAAGCCAAGAGCCGTATCGACTTGAAGACGCCTCTCAACTTTGTCTCAACGGCGGACATCATTGGCGGCAACTCGGGTAGTCCTGTGGTGAATCGTGCTGGCGAGTTTGTCGGTATTATTTTCGACGGCAACATCCAAAGCCTTACTGCTGACTATATGTACGACGATGCAGTCTCACGAGCCGTCTCAGTCCACTCGAGCGGCATCCGCGAAGCCCTGCGGAGTATTTACAACGCAGAGGAACTAGCGGATCAATTGGGGAAATAA
- a CDS encoding MotA/TolQ/ExbB proton channel family protein has protein sequence MSRVSSISEWLLRQSFIWGGLSCLAFYALVVGGSEPGSTVQRYFAGHWINYATTTIFFVGLAALVIKMLGLMVQFATLDNIKLPASGAKGQSVDETPALLEGLGKLSPALQNCYLAERLRNALEYVERKGTADTIESHLHHLEDADATRSHQSYSMVRIIFSTIPILGFLGTVIGITMAIAKLDLSADAMDTSLPAVVAGLSVAFDTTALSLVLSTLLLFVKFCVEKVENRLLSSVDTSAAKQLVGRFQRLGTESDPHLASIRRMSEQLLSVVQTSAEKQSELLQATMEQTGSRWTEMLDGTANNLNRVMVGAAASLEESFAAAATTLDEALSGAVVEGLSRHAKALNQGVEQHAKSLEETLVRHAVLLNEGLDHHTTSLAQAEAVVAEENRRHLAEVEAAVGEAMLVASSRQEKLIAKSEQILQEMQAALVDSASATVAQQEQLYRQGEVLLKLVEGTSQIKQLEDSLNGNLRALAESHNFEKTISSLSAILQLLGAHLGQSLVSGDHLEMTPLRTQNKAA, from the coding sequence GTGTCACGAGTTTCATCAATCTCCGAATGGCTGTTACGCCAATCATTCATCTGGGGCGGCCTGTCCTGTTTAGCTTTTTATGCGCTGGTCGTAGGCGGAAGTGAACCTGGGTCGACCGTCCAGCGCTACTTCGCTGGCCATTGGATCAACTACGCAACGACCACGATCTTCTTCGTGGGATTGGCGGCGCTGGTGATCAAGATGCTCGGCCTGATGGTGCAATTCGCCACCCTGGACAACATCAAACTACCCGCGTCGGGAGCTAAAGGGCAGTCGGTCGATGAGACGCCAGCCTTGCTCGAAGGACTTGGAAAGCTCTCCCCTGCCCTGCAGAATTGCTACCTCGCCGAGCGACTCCGCAATGCACTGGAATACGTAGAACGTAAAGGCACGGCCGACACCATCGAATCGCATCTCCACCATTTAGAAGATGCCGACGCGACTCGTTCGCATCAGAGCTACTCGATGGTGCGAATCATTTTTTCCACTATTCCTATCTTGGGGTTCTTGGGAACGGTTATCGGTATCACCATGGCCATTGCCAAGCTGGATCTCTCGGCAGACGCGATGGACACGTCGCTACCCGCCGTGGTGGCCGGCTTGAGCGTGGCGTTCGATACCACGGCCCTGTCGCTGGTGCTCTCGACGTTGCTGCTCTTCGTAAAATTCTGCGTGGAGAAAGTCGAGAATAGGCTGCTGAGTTCCGTAGATACGTCGGCGGCCAAACAGCTAGTCGGCCGCTTCCAACGTTTGGGCACCGAAAGCGATCCCCATCTGGCATCGATCCGCCGGATGTCTGAGCAATTGCTGTCCGTAGTACAAACTAGTGCTGAGAAACAAAGCGAATTGCTCCAGGCAACCATGGAACAGACAGGAAGTCGCTGGACCGAAATGCTCGATGGCACCGCGAACAACCTCAACCGGGTCATGGTCGGTGCGGCAGCCAGCTTAGAAGAATCGTTTGCCGCTGCCGCCACCACCCTGGACGAAGCCCTCTCGGGGGCAGTCGTCGAAGGGCTTTCACGTCATGCCAAGGCGCTCAATCAGGGCGTCGAGCAACACGCCAAGAGCCTCGAAGAGACGCTCGTCAGGCATGCAGTGCTGCTCAACGAAGGGCTCGATCATCACACGACTTCACTCGCCCAGGCAGAGGCGGTTGTTGCCGAGGAAAATCGTCGCCACTTGGCTGAGGTGGAAGCGGCCGTCGGTGAAGCAATGCTCGTGGCCTCTAGTCGCCAGGAAAAACTGATCGCCAAGAGCGAACAGATCCTCCAAGAGATGCAGGCTGCATTAGTTGATTCGGCCAGCGCGACGGTTGCCCAGCAGGAACAGCTTTACCGCCAAGGTGAGGTACTCCTGAAGCTTGTTGAAGGCACGAGCCAGATCAAGCAACTCGAAGACTCGCTCAACGGCAATCTGAGAGCTCTGGCCGAATCGCACAACTTTGAGAAAACCATCTCGAGCCTATCGGCCATCCTGCAACTGCTGGGTGCCCACTTAGGCCAATCGCTCGTCTCGGGTGATCATCTTGAGATGACTCCTCTTCGCACGCAGAATAAGGCAGCATGA
- a CDS encoding FtsX-like permease family protein: protein MSPLRYIFASLWQYRLTHFAVALGVAVATAVITGALLVGDSVRGSLRGLTLERLGGVDTVLVGEQPFREVLAEEFAKAVGKESEFKGFAPLLLVPGSLSATEGEQTKQATHLSILAVTDEFWQLGEVGPAKPTSGDDVAISQAIADELGAAVGDEVLLRVSLPSNIPADSTLGEKEDATTSRRLQIVAILNEGISRFSLQPSQLQPRNVFVSLTTMQRLLELPDRANVIAIGSVDGDQPSTSAEQAALKKGLRPELADFGLNVKEIELNNPRSHSGISNFLQLSAERLVLSPKLVETVRKRFKYDEPYPSGSLEYDGGGPSIRPVITYLANTIQLGDKKIPYSTVTGINSNAELGPLRDEKGQPILLAEDEIALNDWSARRLSAQVGDKITLTYYEPETTHGRLIEKSTSPLTLRVIAPLQTDDGQPTAVADPQFTPELPGVTDERSISDWDLPFKLVEKIEPEDEAYWDEYRTTPKAFVSYSLAEKLWSTRWGSVSALRLPIELGAPTVSQLTEFLTAAIKPSDLGMKLLPVKQQGLAAARGTTSFEGLFLGFSFFLLASAVMLIALLFRLGAESRAAEVGILAATGWGAKRLRQVWLGEAAIVALVGAVVGVLGGIAYAALMIHGLTTWWVAATVTPFLKLHITPQSLLTGFAIGVIVSLVTIVWSLRKLLRIPPRQLLAGDASDPSDIRSLQSKPRRQWLSVLLFILAVGIAAGALAGGLRDVAQAGAFFGSGALVLAGLLIWLRGRLRQASVSAPNALSLAGLSVRNARRNPGRTILAVALAAVASFLIVALSAFRLAPTESGTGGFDLIATSDLPIYFDLNTANGRKELGFTEEDEKLLSESTIYSFRVHGGEDASCLNLYQTTQPQVVGVPESFYADNQFGWAARKEGNQTTGWSLLDTAYEKDLQTIPIILDQNTATYSLHLGGIGAQITLRDAADQPVTAEVVGLLSGSILQGNVLMSETNFLRLYPDEAGRSLFLILADSPSNVDKISALLESRLVDFGFDAVNAHDRLADFLAVQNTYLSTFQSLGALGLLLGTIGLAVAQLRSAFERRGELALMRSAGFRRRRLSEMLLGENTVLLIAGLGFGCLAALVATLPHWALRQAGIPWVTLAFMLGAVAIAGIVAGWLAVRAALRMPLLSALRGE, encoded by the coding sequence ATGTCCCCCCTCCGCTACATCTTCGCAAGCCTCTGGCAATATCGACTCACGCATTTTGCAGTGGCATTGGGGGTGGCGGTTGCCACAGCAGTCATTACAGGGGCGCTGCTGGTAGGTGACTCGGTACGCGGCAGTTTGCGCGGTCTCACACTGGAGCGGCTCGGCGGGGTCGATACGGTGCTCGTGGGTGAACAACCGTTTCGTGAGGTGCTCGCTGAAGAATTCGCGAAGGCTGTGGGGAAGGAAAGTGAGTTCAAAGGATTCGCTCCGCTGTTGTTGGTGCCGGGGAGTCTGTCGGCGACCGAGGGGGAGCAAACGAAACAGGCGACGCATCTTTCGATTCTTGCTGTGACGGATGAATTTTGGCAATTGGGTGAGGTTGGGCCCGCTAAGCCGACAAGCGGCGACGACGTTGCCATTTCGCAAGCAATTGCAGACGAACTTGGTGCTGCCGTGGGTGATGAGGTGCTGCTGCGAGTTTCGCTGCCCAGCAATATCCCTGCCGACAGTACGCTGGGCGAAAAGGAAGATGCGACCACATCACGGCGGTTGCAGATCGTTGCGATTCTCAACGAAGGAATTTCACGATTTAGTCTGCAACCGAGCCAGCTTCAACCGCGCAATGTGTTCGTGTCGCTAACGACCATGCAGCGACTCCTGGAACTTCCTGATCGAGCGAATGTGATTGCCATCGGCAGTGTGGATGGCGACCAACCAAGCACGTCCGCCGAGCAAGCCGCATTGAAAAAGGGCCTGCGGCCAGAGTTGGCAGACTTTGGGTTGAATGTAAAAGAGATCGAGTTAAATAACCCGCGAAGTCACTCCGGGATCAGCAATTTCTTACAATTATCGGCGGAGCGACTGGTGCTTTCTCCGAAGCTAGTTGAGACAGTTCGCAAACGTTTCAAATATGATGAACCCTATCCTAGTGGCTCCCTGGAGTACGATGGAGGGGGACCTTCAATACGGCCCGTGATTACCTATTTGGCCAACACGATCCAACTTGGCGATAAGAAGATTCCCTACTCGACTGTCACGGGCATCAATTCCAATGCCGAACTGGGACCACTCCGCGATGAAAAAGGTCAACCGATTCTCCTGGCCGAAGATGAAATCGCGCTCAACGATTGGTCCGCTCGCCGGCTTAGCGCTCAGGTTGGCGATAAGATCACGCTCACCTACTATGAACCAGAGACCACCCACGGTCGGCTGATCGAAAAGAGCACCTCGCCACTCACCCTGCGCGTGATTGCCCCTCTTCAAACCGACGACGGCCAACCAACCGCCGTAGCTGATCCACAGTTTACGCCAGAGCTACCCGGCGTGACCGACGAACGCTCGATCAGCGATTGGGACTTGCCATTCAAACTTGTGGAGAAAATCGAGCCGGAGGACGAGGCCTATTGGGATGAGTACCGTACCACGCCGAAGGCGTTTGTCTCGTATTCGCTCGCAGAAAAACTGTGGTCGACTCGCTGGGGATCTGTTAGTGCATTGCGGCTGCCGATTGAACTCGGCGCACCTACAGTTTCTCAACTCACTGAGTTTCTGACGGCAGCGATCAAGCCGAGCGATTTGGGGATGAAACTGCTGCCAGTCAAACAGCAGGGACTTGCTGCCGCACGAGGCACCACCTCATTCGAGGGGCTATTTCTGGGCTTCAGTTTTTTCCTGTTGGCGTCAGCGGTAATGTTGATTGCCTTGTTGTTTCGCCTCGGTGCCGAGAGCCGTGCCGCCGAGGTGGGCATTCTTGCCGCAACAGGCTGGGGGGCAAAGCGTTTGCGGCAAGTCTGGCTCGGCGAAGCGGCGATTGTGGCCCTGGTAGGGGCCGTAGTCGGCGTGTTGGGTGGCATCGCCTATGCCGCGTTGATGATTCACGGCCTCACCACGTGGTGGGTGGCGGCCACCGTGACACCGTTCTTGAAGTTGCACATCACGCCGCAAAGTTTGCTCACCGGGTTCGCCATTGGCGTGATTGTATCGTTGGTGACCATTGTTTGGTCACTGAGAAAACTCCTGCGCATTCCTCCGCGGCAACTACTGGCCGGTGACGCGAGCGACCCGAGCGACATCCGCTCACTACAATCGAAACCACGTAGGCAATGGCTCTCAGTCCTTCTCTTCATCCTGGCTGTTGGAATTGCAGCAGGAGCACTTGCCGGTGGACTTCGAGATGTAGCTCAAGCGGGAGCCTTTTTTGGTAGTGGTGCGCTGGTGCTGGCCGGACTGCTGATCTGGCTGCGAGGCCGTTTGAGACAAGCAAGCGTATCGGCACCTAACGCACTCTCACTTGCTGGCCTTTCGGTCCGTAATGCCCGCCGCAATCCAGGAAGAACAATTCTGGCTGTAGCCCTGGCAGCGGTCGCCAGTTTTTTGATCGTCGCGTTGAGTGCTTTTCGATTGGCACCAACGGAGAGTGGCACAGGAGGATTTGACCTCATAGCGACCTCCGATCTGCCTATCTATTTTGATCTCAATACTGCCAACGGCAGAAAAGAACTCGGCTTCACTGAAGAGGATGAAAAACTGCTGTCAGAGTCTACGATTTACTCTTTTCGCGTCCACGGGGGGGAAGACGCCAGTTGCCTTAACTTGTATCAAACGACCCAACCCCAGGTGGTAGGCGTGCCAGAGAGTTTTTATGCTGACAATCAGTTCGGATGGGCTGCGCGGAAGGAAGGGAACCAGACCACGGGCTGGTCATTGCTTGACACGGCGTACGAGAAAGACCTGCAAACCATTCCTATCATCCTCGATCAGAACACCGCAACCTACAGTTTGCACTTAGGGGGAATTGGCGCACAGATCACGCTACGCGATGCCGCGGACCAACCGGTTACCGCCGAGGTAGTAGGCTTGCTGTCCGGGAGCATTCTGCAAGGGAATGTGCTGATGAGTGAAACGAATTTCCTGCGACTCTATCCAGACGAAGCAGGACGATCGCTGTTCTTGATTCTCGCCGATTCTCCATCCAACGTGGATAAGATCTCCGCGTTGCTGGAATCGAGGTTGGTGGATTTTGGTTTCGACGCAGTGAATGCCCACGATCGGCTTGCCGATTTTCTGGCGGTGCAGAATACCTATCTGTCAACTTTCCAGTCACTTGGTGCATTGGGTTTGCTGCTGGGAACTATCGGTCTGGCCGTCGCTCAACTGCGCAGTGCTTTCGAACGTCGAGGAGAACTTGCCCTGATGCGCTCCGCCGGTTTCCGACGACGACGACTTAGCGAGATGCTGCTGGGAGAAAATACTGTGCTCTTGATCGCCGGTTTGGGATTCGGTTGTCTGGCAGCATTGGTCGCCACCCTGCCCCACTGGGCCCTGCGCCAAGCCGGCATCCCTTGGGTGACACTCGCGTTTATGTTGGGCGCGGTCGCGATTGCCGGCATCGTCGCTGGTTGGCTGGCGGTGCGAGCAGCACTGCGTATGCCGTTGTTGTCGGCGCTGCGAGGTGAATAG